CTCACTTTGTTCGGTAACTGCCAGAGATCCCGACTGGAGACAAAATGGCACTGTGATATACTCTCTGTTGCCCGGCGAAATACATGGCACTCCAGCTTCTGATTTAGTGTCTGTAAATGGAGACACTGGAGTAATCCATACCGTCAGGTCATTTGATTACGAGAAATTCAAAAGTTTTAAAGTTCAGGTGATGGCCAGAGACAACGGCTCTCCGCCACTCAGCAGCAACGTGACTGTACGTGTCCTGTTGTCAGATATGAACGACAATATTCCGCAGATATTGTACCCCATACCAGAGGGAAATACGTTCATGACTGAGATGGTGCCTACAGCTGTACAGGCAAACTCTTTAGTTTCTAAGGTGATAGCTGTGGACGCTGATTCAGGGCAGAACGCGTGGCTGTCATATCACATTGTGAAGTCGACTGATCCGGGACTTTTTACCATCGGTGTCCACAGTGGAGAGATCAGGACGCAGAGAGACATTTCTGAATCTGACGCCATGAAACAGACTCTtgttgtgtctgtgagagacaATGGACAACCACCTATGTCTGCCACGTGTACCGTAAATCTACTTATATCAGACAATTTGGCCGAAGTTCCTGAACTTAAAGACATGGCCTCCGCGGACGGCAGTTCCAAGCTCACCACTTATTTGATCATTGCGCTAGTGTCAATATCTACATTCTTCCTTACCTTCATAATTATTCTTGCAGTGAGGTTTTGCCACAGGAGAAAGCCCAGAATGTTGTTTGATGGCGCCCTGGCTATCCCCAGTGCGTATTTGCCTCCAAATTACGCAGACGTGGATGGCACAGGAACTCTGCGCAGTGTTTATAATTATGACGCATATCTCACCACGGGATCGCGCACCAGTGACTTTAAATTTGCCAGATCTTACAACGATGGGACGCTGCAAGCTGACCTGACATTGAAAACATCTACATTAAACAGATGCGACGACTTGCTTGACACCACTGATCCACTACAGGTAATTTTCAGTCATTTAATTTGTTCAATTCTCAAATAAGTACCGGCCTGTGCCCCCCTATTTTCAGTTTCTTATCATattttagaattttttttttccaagtctGAGTTGGTGGTATTGTCTTTCattagagagagcagagagaaatgCTGCCTGTGGTCTAAAGAGATTCATTGATTATGGTTTTCATTCAAGCATTGATTCTGGTTAATACATACCATGATTTTATGTCGAATTGTATTCTGTCAGAGTTTAGGAAGATTTGAAAATTCATGTTCAACCATTGATTCTGGTTAATACATACCATGCTTTCATGTCGAACTGTATTCTGTCAGTGTGTATTGTATTCTGTATAGTGTGTTCCATAGCAGGTGTCAGAGAGCACTGTGCTTCTTTCAATGACGTTTTGATTTATTTAGTAGTCCTGCAGTTGTTCCGTCGGTGttctgtttttcatctaaagttAAAGATATTAACATGGATATGTAGTCTTGCAACTACTACCTGCGGAATGTTTATTTCCTGCTTTACTGTCTGCGTATTATTCGTGTTGTTTAATATGTGCCGTTTTCAGAGTTTCCGAGAAATGGCACATCTTTAACAATGTAACCGATGGCTTCCATGCATTTATAGAGATGTATAGAGATGCCAAAGTCTGAGAAATTTTGATTGATCAGCCAGACAGGTGCTGAGGTACAAACTGGCAATGCACTTTGTCATTTACAACTCACAGTGTCGCTGTTCACCAGCATGTGTAACTGTGATGTGTATTATGTGTTTCGTGTGCATCTCCGCCCATTCACGTCTGTGAAATGTCTCGTCTCGGTGCTGAAGAATCTTACTGCGCTATATGACCGTATACCTAGTTTTTTAGATTCCAGTAGTAGATATATAAGCTGTTATacccaagttgttttgtgggATTTCCATCAGGCAATAAGGATGAAACGCAAAACAGCATCGGACTATCGCCGCATTCTTTTTGTGTCCGTTTTCATGGCGCATAGCGCATTTGGAGATGTGGGCTACTCTTTTCCCGAGGAGATGGATCCAGGATCTGTGATTGGAAATATAGCTAAAGATCTCGGACTTGACGCCGGCAGGCTGGCTGCTCGCAAGGCTCGAATAGATACGGAAGATAAAAAACGTTATTGTGACTTAAATATGAAAACTGGTGACCTAGTTGTGAAAGAAAGAATCGACCGAGAGGAGCTTTGCTCCAAGGCGGCCTCGTGCGTTGTGAAATTTGAGTTAATATTAGAACGTCCCCTGGAACTGCATCGTGTAACACTCCAAATCGAAGACATCAATGATAATGCACCTTTCTTCCCGAAGGAGATTATTAAACTAGAAATACGCGAATCTGCAATAAAAGGAGCCCGCTTTCGAGTGAATGAAGCACACGATGCAGATATAGGAAAGAACTCGGTTCAGACGTACACGTTACAAAGAAATAATCACTTCACCCTGACTGTAAATACAAATGAAAACGGAAGGAAAAACGTGGAATTAGTGTTAGATAAAGAACTTGACCGCGAACAGCAGGATGAGGTAGCATTAATCCTTACCGCTGTTGACGGAGGCAATCCGCCGAAATCAGGTACAGTAGCTATACACATCACTGTGCTTGATGCAAACGACAATGCCCCTTTGTTTAGTCAGAGTGTTTACAAAGCTAGTCTGCCAGAAAACTCACCTTTAGACACATTGGTAACCACAGTTAATGCGACGGATGCAGATGACGGAGCCAATGGTGAAGTTTTTTATGAATTCAGTCTTTTATCTAACAAGGCCCGTGGATCATTTTCTTTGAACACAAAAACGGGTCAAATCAAGGTAATCGGTCCGATTGATTTTGAGGATGAATCGACATATGAAATACTCGTCGAAGCTAAAGATGGATCTGGACTCTCAACAGACGCTAAAGTAGTTGTAGACATCATCGATGTTAATGACAACGCTCCAGTTATTTTTCTGAAATCTCTCAACAACCCCCTCCCCGAGAACGAACCTCCCGGTACAGAGGTTGCCATAATTAGTGTACAGGACCGAGACTCTGGCAATAACAGAAAGGTCCGCTGTTTCATTCCGGAAAATGTGCCTTTTAGACTTATGCCGTCAATTAAAAATTTTTTTCTCTGGTAACAACGAGTGAACTGGACCGCGAGCTTGTCGCCGATTATAATATTACAATAACTGCAACCGACGAAGGTACTCCACCCCTATCATCCTCCAAAACCGTGCAGTTTTCTGTTGGGGATGTAAATGATAACCCACCTGCATTTAAGCTTCAGTCCTATCGTGCTCAGATACCGGAGAACAACAAACCAGGCTCGTCTGTATGCACGGTGACAGCATCCGATCCAGACTGGCGACAAAACGGCACGGTGTTTTACTCTCTTTTGCCCGGTGATGTGAATGGAATCCCGGTTAACTCGTTGTTTTCTATTAACGGAGATACAGGAGTGGTTCATACATCCAAGTCCTTTGATTATGAGAAGTTACAAAGCTTCAAAGTGTATGTTTTAGCCAGAGACAACGGTTCGCCCCCACTCAGCAGTAACGCGACCGTGAATATCTTTATCACAGATATAAATGATAACTCTCCGCAGATATTATATCCATCGCCCGAAGGAAAGTCCCTAATGACCGAAATGGTGCCCAGGGCTTTACAGGGAAACTCTCTGGTCTCCAAAGTCATTGCTGTGGATGCTGACTCTGGGCAGAACGCGTGGCTGTCATATCACATAGTCAAGTCGACTGATCCGGGACTTTTTGCCATGGGTGTCCACAGCGGAGAGATTAGAACGCAGAGAGATGTGTCTGAATCTGACGCTGTGAAACAGACCCTTGTGGTGTCAGTGAAAGATAACGGAcagcctcctctctctgcaaCGTGTACGGTGTACTTACTTATTTCAGATAACTTGTCTGAAGTTCCTGAACTGAAGGACATGTCAACGGATGAGAGCAGCTCCAAGCTCACAACTTATTTAATCATTGCGCTCGTGTCCGTGACCACTTTTTTCATCACGTTTATCATCATTACCCTGGCAGTGAAGTTTTGCCATAGGAAAAAGCCCCGGATGTTGTTTGATGGCGCACTGGCTATCCCCAGTGCATATTTGCCTCCAAATTACGCAGACATCGACGGCACAGGAACTTTACGCAGTGCTTACAATTATGACGCGTATCTGACTACAGGCTCTCGCACTAGCGACTTTAAGTTCACCAGATGCTACAATGATGGGACTCTGCCGGCAGACATGACTCTGAAAAAGTCTGCGTCTGTTAATCATGACAGCCTGTTTGAGTCCATCGATTCGGCACAGGTAATGCTGTTAATTCTAAAATGTTTACATTCTACGCTTGAATAATTGTGATGCACACACTGGCTGACGAAATGCTTAAAACTGCCAAGCCTACAGACAACTGATTGCCAAGtcaagccgtgtgtgtgtgtgtgtgtgtgtgtgtgtgtgtgcgtgcgcgcgcgcgcgcgcgggGGCGAGATCTGGCTATATTTGCGAGATCTTCAATCAACTTTCATGTTTCAAGACTTCATAGTGGCACTAATGGTGCTTGATATCAAATGTCACAATTCCCTTTACATAGAGATCCGCATTAATTGCTATTGGTTAATAGTAGATATGTGATTTTGCTCATTTATTTACCTGTCAATCAACACTTGTATTTTTTAACATTGTTCTCCCCTATCCATCAATTGTGTGCAATTGGAGAGAGTGAAATTATTGGTTTTTGGTTCGTAGTTCTTTTAAACTCCTTAATAGCCTCTACATATGTATGGTTGCCCTACCTCTCCAGAAACTGTTGAATGTTGCGGAGTGTTGAGAAACTTTTTAGTTCTGGTAACGAATTCGTATTTTCTGTATTCAAAAACGTGTACTTTACTTTTTAAGCTCTGAGTGTCGCTGTTCACTAATACTAGAGTTGACGTACACATAACCTTCGTCTTTAACCAGTCTACGTTCCAAAGTAATCAGAGCAAAACCGGCGCCTGTCCGCTGTATCCGGATACCCTAAAACGAACAGGCTCCGTGCATCCGTGGTATTTTAGCGCACTCTGGAATATATTGTCTTGTAATTCTCATTTTCTTTTGCAGATGAGTGGATTGTAGTGATGTGCTGTGTACAATGGGGCACAAAGGGTGGTCGGCCATGCGTCTGCTGTTCGTATTGTCATGCTCACTGATGGCGCAGAGCACAAGCGGAGACATGAGCTATTCTATTCCGGAGGAAATGAAAACGGGATTTGTTGTTGGAAATGTAGCTAAAGACCTGCGACTCGATGCTAATCAGTTGGCAGCCCGTAAGGTTCGTATTGATACAGAAGACAATAGCAAGCCATATTGCAGCATAAATCTGAGAACTGGGGATTTGATTGTCAAAGAAAGAATCGACCGAGAAGAGCTATGTTCTGAAACAGTCTCGTGTGttcttgaatttgaattaatGCTAGAGAACCCATTAGAGTTACATCGCATTACGGTCCAGATTCAAGATATTAACGACAATTCGCCATTCTTCTCAAAGGATACTATTAAGTTAGAAATAAGAGAATCCGCGGTTAAAGGAGCTCGCTTTCGTGTAAATGAAGCGCAAGATGCAGATATAGGACAGAATGCAGTTCAAAGCTACTCACTGCAGAGAAACGAATATTTTACTCTTTCGGTAAATTCCAATGTAGACGGAAGGAAGAATGTTGAATTGGTTTTGGATAAGGAGCTCGATCGAGAGCAGCAGCGTGAGGTTGCGCTCACTCTTACTGCCGCTGATGGCGGGACTCCACCGAGATCAGGCACTATAGCCATACAAGTCTCAGTGCTTGACGCGAATGACAACTCCCCGGTGTTTAGTCAGGGGCCTACAGAGTTAGTGTACCTGAAAACTCGCCTTTAGATACCCTCGTTTTAACGGTAAGCGCTTCTGATGAAGACGAGGGGCTTAATGGTAAAGTAACATACGAATTTGGTCATTTGTCAGAGAAAGCTGAAAGCGTATTTTCCCTGAACCCTGAAACCGGTGAAATGAGAATAATTGGGCCAATAGACTTTGAGAAAGATGCAAAATATGAAATCATTGTTGAAGGTAAAGATCTACCGGTCTATCCTCAGATGCGAAAGTAATTATTGACATATTAGATGTCAATGATAATGCCCCCATAATACTTTTAAAATCTTTGAACAATCCCATCCCTGAGAATACACCACCAGGCGCTGAGATCGGCATTGTGAACGTGCAGGA
The Alosa alosa isolate M-15738 ecotype Scorff River chromosome 21, AALO_Geno_1.1, whole genome shotgun sequence genome window above contains:
- the LOC125286079 gene encoding protocadherin beta-15-like, producing the protein MKRKTASDYRRILFVSVFMAHSAFGDVGYSFPEEMDPGSVIGNIAKDLGLDAGRLAARKARIDTEDKKRYCDLNMKTGDLVVKERIDREELCSKAASCVVKFELILERPLELHRVTLQIEDINDNAPFFPKEIIKLEIRESAIKGARFRVNEAHDADIGKNSVQTYTLQRNNHFTLTVNTNENGRKNVELVLDKELDREQQDEVALILTAVDGGNPPKSGTVAIHITVLDANDNAPLFSQSVYKASLPENSPLDTLVTTVNATDADDGANGEVFYEFSLLSNKARGSFSLNTKTGQIKVIGPIDFEDESTYEILVEAKDGSGLSTDAKVVVDIIDVNDNAPVIFLKSLNNPLPENEPPGTEVAIISVQDRDSGNNRKVRCFIPENVPFRLMPSIKNFFLW
- the LOC125286083 gene encoding protocadherin gamma-B1-like — encoded protein: MGHKGWSAMRLLFVLSCSLMAQSTSGDMSYSIPEEMKTGFVVGNVAKDLRLDANQLAARKVRIDTEDNSKPYCSINLRTGDLIVKERIDREELCSETVSCVLEFELMLENPLELHRITVQIQDINDNSPFFSKDTIKLEIRESAVKGARFRVNEAQDADIGQNAVQSYSLQRNEYFTLSVNSNVDGRKNVELVLDKELDREQQREVALTLTAADGGTPPRSGTIAIQVSVLDANDNSPVFSQGPTELVYLKTRL